A window of the Sabethes cyaneus chromosome 1, idSabCyanKW18_F2, whole genome shotgun sequence genome harbors these coding sequences:
- the LOC128732954 gene encoding translation initiation factor IF-2, mitochondrial encodes MFAIRLSIGRLGNEVVRHRVEWRRTSLRGFQISCFDLKRRKTAEERKAIRVINIPPKKTQSDGGEKVVDVWRNMSVLELAKSCQLQLEHIQEVMLYVKGVQSIDADARIEDQKIIKEIANKCGLRTKIVAAPGLEKEEPKDRDVLPREPPAIENLLERPPVVTVMGHVDHGKTTLLDSLRGASVAASEAGGITQHIGAFTVELDSGEKVTFLDTPGHAAFSAMRARGAHLTDIIVLVVAADDGVMEQTKEVLHLAKECNVPMIVAINKIDKPGANADRVKKELAQHGVALEGYGGDTIAVGVSALHGVNLDELTEAVSTQATMMNLKGEYVGPMEGVVVESKLDSHRGKLSTAIVTRGTLRKGSVLVSGLAWAKVRGLFDHSGQPVSEVTPGMPVEILGWRELPSAGDIILEVDSEKIAHSVMRWREVQAKQGKAEGDKNAILLKQLEHEEQYRAAREQRRLAGIFRNRKRGPRPKESAPEDPTPRVNVIIKGDVHGSVEAILDVLETYDENEKCRLDVVHYAVGDVTQGDLELAKLFHAIIYAFSVKAPEKPPKGVEIRPVNIIYRLVDDLKKEINTKLPLVDVEETVGEANVLQLFEINEGRRKVMVLGCRCTKGVLKKTSKCKVLRNGEVIADDLALESMRHLKNEVDTVKKDVECGLRLDNQHVEVRTGDTIVCYKINHEPQKTDWDPGF; translated from the exons ATGTTTGCTATAAGATTATCGATTGGCAG GTTAGGCAACGAAGTAGTTCGACACCGTGTCGAATGGCGAAGAACGTCTTTGCGCGGCTTTCAGATCAGCTGTTTTGATTTGAAAAGACGGAAGACAGCCGAGGAAAGAAAAGCTATTCGTGTAATAAATATTCCTCCCAAAAAGACCCAAAGCGATGGTGGTGAAAAAGTAGTAGATGTTTGGCGTAACATGAGTGTCCTTGAGTTAGCCAAATCATGCCAGTTGCAACTGGAACATATTCAAGAGGTCATGTTATATGTAAAGGGAGTGCAAAGCATTGATGCGGATGCCCGGATTGAAgatcaaaaaatcatcaaagaaATTGCTAATAAATGTGGCCTTCGTACTAAAATCGTGGCTGCTCCGGGATTGGAgaaagaagaaccaaaagatCGGGACGTATTACCAAGGGAGCCACCGGCCATAGAAAATCTGCTGGAAAGACCGCCAGTGGTAACGGTAATGGGTCATGTTGACCATGGGAAGACTACTCTATTGGACTCATTGCGTGGTGCCTCGGTAGCTGCTAGCGAAGCAGGTGGCATTACGCAGCATATCGGTGCGTTTACTGTAGAATTAGACAGTGGCGAAAAAGTTACATTTCTGGATACACCAGGGCATGCGGCTTTTAGTGCGATGCGTGCTAGAGGAGCTCATTTAACAGATATCATTGTACTGGTGGTTGCTGCTGATGATGGAGTCATGGAGCAAACCAAAGAAGTGTTGCACTTGGCGAAGGAGTGCAATGTACCGATGATAGTGGCCATCAACAAAATTGACAAACCGGGTGCTAACGCAGATCGAGTTAAGAAGGAACTTGCGCAGCACGGTGTGGCCCTAGAAGGATATGGTGGCGATACTATTGCAGTTG GTGTTTCCGCTTTGCATGGCGTAAATCTCGATGAACTGACTGAGGCTGTAAGCACACAGGCAACAATGATGAACCTCAAGGGCGAGTATGTTGGACCGATGGAGGGAGTAGTTGTAGAATCTAAGCTCGATTCACATCGTGGAAAGCTGTCGACTGCGATCGTGACCAGGGGAACCCTTAGAAAAGGTAGTGTGTTAGTAAGCGGCTTGGCATGGGCCAAAGTTCGGGGACTTTTTGATCACAGCGGTCAGCCAGTGTCTGAAGTTACACCGGGAATGCCGGTAGAAATTCTTGGTTGGCGAGAATTACCTTCTGCTGGGGATATAATTTTGGAGGTTGATTCAGAGAAGATTGCTCATTCCGTCATGCGATGGCGAGAAGTGCAAGCGAAACAGGGAAAAGCTGAGGGAGATAAAAATGCAATTCTGTTAAAGCAATTGGAACATGAAGAACAGTATCGTGCCGCGCGGGAGCAGCGGCGACTAGCTGGGATTTTCCGAAACCGAAAACGAGGACCCCGTCCGAAGGAATCAGCTCCAGAAGATCCTACACCACGCGTAAACGTCATTATCAAAGGAGATGTACACGGGTCCGTCGAAGCAATTCTAGATGTGCTGGAAACCTACGATGAGAACGAAAAGTGCCGATTGGATGTTGTGCATTATGCTGTGGGCGATGTAACGCAAGGAGATCTAGAACTGGCGAAACTCTTCCATGCAATTATTTATGCCTTTTCAGTGAAAGCACCTGAAAAACCACCGAAAGGAGTAGAAATTAGGCCAGTGAATATAATATACAGGCTAGTAGATGATCTCAAGAAGGAGATTAACACTAAGCTGCCTCTGGTGGACGTGGAAGAAACGGTAGGCGAAGCCAATGTGCTACAGTTGTTTGAAATCAACGAGGGCAGGCGAAAAGTAATGGTCTTAGGATGTCGTTGCACAAAGGGCGTactgaagaagacatcaaagtgCAAAGTTTTGAGAAACGGAGAAGTGATTGCCGACGATTTGGCACTCGAATCAATGCGGCACCTGAAGAACGAAGTGGATACCGTGAAAAAAGATGTCGAGTGTGGGCTACGGCTAGATAACCAGCATGTCGAGGTACGGACAGGTGATACCatagtttgttataaaattaatCATGAGCCACAGAAAACTGACTGGGATCCTGGTTTCTAA